From Daphnia magna isolate NIES linkage group LG2, ASM2063170v1.1, whole genome shotgun sequence:
ctaGAAAATCGTGATCGCCTGTCCGGCTAAGAGCTCGTGTCTTTATTTCACGCTGTCCGCCCTGTACACGGACGCCCGCGTGTAATGCCCTATAATAGCCTCGGGAAGTATATAACTGTACGCAGAGTTTAATAGCTGCGCTATTTAACGTTTACCAGCTTGCTATAATAAACGCACACAAATGTGATGGCTGTTAAAAGAACTCCATTATAGTTGATCTCTTTCTTTGTGCGTCCAAAAATCGTTAACATTTGAATGAAATGTTCTTTAActgaaccaaaaaaaaagaggggtgTATTTTATGATTCGAATATTCTGCCATATTTTGTGCGAGTGTGTGTACATTATGACTGTACattgaataagaaaaaagaccGGCTGGGTTAGTTCTCTCCATATAGAAATGGAATACTTTGATATAAGTGAGCGTACGTATATATTCACGTAGAGTATATGTAAAACgcgaataaaaaagaagagattgAAATCAGAATTTCACTCGGTGCTTTGCTCGTTGATACGAGAGGAATAgctgagaaagaaaaaaatgctttgAAGCGCAGAAAATATTTTTGGAGTGACTAGAGTAACTGGAGAGTGAAAGAACGGCGTGACAAAAAGCAATGGAACTCGCTCGAGTTCCAAACTTCTTCTTCATCTCActgtacacacacacccacatgtgtgtgtatataatAAGAGACGATCAAGGCTTTTCTTCTTCagggtatatatatatataacaattTCCAACCGGGTGATCTTCTTTTCCTCCCCCGGCTGGGTTGTTTCACGTAGACGTATATTATAACGACTGCAAACCATCGGCACCATAACACGCGCAGTCTATATTTTATTCCGTGTGTAGAGTTTGACTGAAAACATCAAAGAAGCACTATGCAAGTGCTCCGCCTCTCGACGGGGAATAAAAAAtgtacgtacacacacacagacacacactaTATCTGCCTCTCGCTTTCCCCAGGTGAGATCAATAAACGTTAAAATAACGGAGACCAAGTTAGGGAACGTCGAAAGgaaaacttgtttgtttttgttttttttataagatCTCGTTGACTCTTTTTGACGAGGTTTTTACTGTTACGATTGCGTTTACTTTTCCCACAGGTATTTGTCATGTGAAAAAGTGAACTTTACGTAAGGATCGATTTATGGCTCGCTAGTTTTTCTTGCACAATCGCATCAGCTTGAATTGCAGTTGTTGTTTTATATGGAGACACGAGTGCACAATATAACAAATATTAATTGATATCTTTTCGATTGTTTACTTCATTTGGAATGGAACAGGTAAAGGTGACGTCTTCGGCGACACATTCTGGAAGGAAGGAACGGTGGGTCAATCAGCAGCCAACGTGCGGGCATTGACTTATTGCGATCTGCACGCCATCAAACGGGACAAGCTCATCGAAGTCTTGGATTTCTATCACGCATTCGCCAATTCCTTTGCCCGCAATCTCATCCTCACTTACAATCTGCGGCACAGAGTAAGAAAAAGCCAAtccatttgatttttattcatCTTTTTACGTCGTCCCTTTCATCCTTTTCGTAACCTAACGAGTAAAAACTCGAAAAAGGGATCgccttccatttttttgttttctttttcgtatgTACGTCATTATCGAGTTGGCTTCCGACTCGTCGCTCCCCGACGTAATCCAATATATGCATATCGATTTGAATGTGTGTGCCTTTCCGCCCGTCGCAACAACAAACCTGGCGGAGGGATCCAACTAAAAGGAGTTGTTCCTTTCTCTACCTTGTTTgcgctaaaaaaaaacaaacaacaaaccattggcctttttttcattccatcTATCTTTGTCTTCCTCCACCCACATCACCTTTTTACGTCATTTGCGAGCATAGCACGTAGACCTGCCCGTATATAGTCTATACGATAGACGACGGCCATTGAATTTTAGATGTCCGGTCTgttaaatttattaaaaaagtGCATTGATCATTACGTTATTGCCATCATGTACGATACACAATTCGACCGTATACATAAGGCTGTAAAAATAAGTGTCCGCCAGAGGTTGTGTAAGTCGAAGACAATGTCTGCTGTATAATTGATTGGCTGCGTTAGCGTTAGAGGCAGGTTTCACAGTTTGCCTGACGTTTGGGATGACCCGTTACGAAAAACCGATCGTGTTTCTATACAATCAACCTTCTATTCCGGGCCGACGTGTGTCGCCTTTGTATGGCGTATCCGTTGACGCGTATTAGTATAACATACATATATATAGCactcgcttttttttttccttccttcttttgttttattatggtttttttctttgtgtcaCACGCAAAGACCCTCGTGATGGGCAAGAAGTCCGAGTGACTTTTCCTACCCAAACATCGGCagcaaaaaagagaaacgcaAATGTTTTTATAACAAATGAGAACGTAATAataatgttgttgtttttgtttttatttttgttaccAGCTGATATTTCGGAAAGTGTCGGACATGAAACGTGAGAAGGAACTGGCGGAGCGGCGGAAAAACGAGCCGAAACTGGACCAAAGTCAAGACCATTTGGTGCGCAAAATTTTCTCTCGATTCCGTAAAGGAGGATCGACTTCTTCCGGCAATCTTCTATCCGGCATCGGTGCGCCTCCGTCGAGTACTCCGGCACCCACCGCGGGCAACGCCAATAGCAACGGTCCGTGCGGCTCGCAGGCCGGGACGCCGAGCCACAGCGGCCGCGATGTGGAACGCGGTGAATTGCTTCAACATCAGCTGTCGGGAGAATTCGACCTGTCCGCTGGGCAACAGCACATTCGTTCGGGAAGTAGTAGCCCCCGTCGGGAGAAGATTGGACTCGTGAAAGCCGTCAAGGAAGACGAAACAGCGTCGAGCGGATCTCGGGCCAGTTCGGCGAAAAGTAAATGGGGTAGAATGATGCGCGGTAGTTCCGGCTCTAGCGACGCTGTACAGGAGAGCGAACCGAGCGGGAGTACGCAAACAACTGCTGCGACAGCCAATCCCGCAGCGACGGCCGCTTTGAAAATGATGGAAACAGCGACGGCGAGCGGTCGAGCGCAATCGGCCGGCTCAGGCAACAAAATCCATCCCAAGTTGAGTCGAGTGCCGGAGAGACAGGAAACGAGCGTGGACGAAGCCCTTCCGCTGGATCGGAGCCGGCTTACAGCCAGCCAAGCGTTCAGCACAACCGTGTCTGCGGATTACAATCCGCCCGCTAGCCATTCGCAGCGGCAGATGACCAGGTCGGATTCATCGTCCATCATCGAGTCGTTCACAGAGCTCAAACAAGAGGTCCGCAGCGAAGTCCAGCGAATTAATCACAAAATGTCGCGATTGGAGGACATCCTGGGCGAAATTCTTGTCCGTTTGACGCCGGCCAGCGTTGCGGCAGCCACGGCCACGCCCGTCAAACCGCCACCTCCACCTCTGCCGAGCGCCCGATCGCCCGGTGGCCGCGTCCGTCACGCTCAAGTCGCTCCCGCTCCATCAGACGTGGCGCCCTCTTTATCGACGCAACCGTTTTTGAACGTGCCGGCTAACGTCGATGCGACAACGACCCCTGTAGCTATTGACATCGATAGTGGCGCTAGTTCACGTCCGACCGGACGCAGCGCCGGTGGCACTCGAAGTCGAAGCCGTCCGAGGTCGGCGGGAACGGGCGACAAGCTGACGACACAATTTCAAGAGTATGTCTGAcagtttgattttgtttttttgcgagtgaaataacaaaaaaaaaaaaaggaaacaataaTTCTTGAAACTTATGGTAATAATTTTTTGATCAATAATTGGTTGGATGAGGTGGCAAATAAAGAGACAGAGAGATCCGACTCAGAATGGACTTACACACACAATTATATCTCAATTTGAATTGAAGTTTTTGATTCTATTATCTATACATACACACATGTACATAATGTTACGTCATCACAAAGAGACAGAATGCAATCATGAAATGACGTGTGTAacttattattctttttttcttttcttattttcctcTCTAGTcttcaattgtttttcatcccgctctctttttttccctttttaaatGTTGTTATCATTATGCGTGTTTACTCCGGTTCcattgttttccctttttttttttaaatcatctCACTATTTATGTTTTTACCTATTTACTCTTTATAATTAATTCCCAATTTTTCAACACGATCAATTAGTGAGCGCTCAACTTTGAGTCGTGGAATTTTATTcaatcccattttttttttctttgtttcatttcctaTTTTTGAACTTAGTACATTTCTAGTCTATTCGCCTTTGATTTCGAATAGCTCGGCGCCTAATTTTTGAGGTACTTTATTGATATGAGCTTGATGCAAATCTCACCTCTCTCCCTCTCAAAAAtctggaataaaaaaaaaagccaaacgaATCACAGAAAATGAAGGAAACGAAAAACATTTTGTACATCTCCTCTCTCTCCGTTCTGTGTTCTATGCAAGATGAGCCTCTCTGTAAATGATATTAGTCTACTGGAGCGTATATCAGCCGAGTTTGCGTGAGAATAAAGAGCGCGGGAGCTTATAAGTTTGGAGAAGCTTAGCGAACGCGTATTAGCGTGAACGAGTTATCATTTTGGTTGATACcctgaaaataaaattcttcTCTGCTGCTTACCCCACCTGCAAGTctgtaaacgaaaaaaagggggaaagaaaattgggcatttgtctttttctatttccatatgatttttatttttcctataCTTTTAACTCACTTAAAAGCTCTGCGTTTAGCCTTCGGAAAGCAAAACACATCCGTTGAAGATAAAAAcgggaaagagagaaagagagagaggaaggaAACCGATAAAATTGGTCTCGAACATAGGGCATTATTTTGCGCTCCTTCAGCCATATAAGTATTTGCATGCAGAggaacaaaataaagaaaggcTGTTTATCAAACAACAATATCGATCCGTCCACTCTCTTCAATAAAATTATAAGCCCTCTAAGGATGAATAGGATGAATAGGAACGACTTTTGTGGGACAACAGCATCACAGGCACACATTGCAAAACACAACCAAAACTCTCTTTCAAACTATATGCGTTGTTGTAGATTATATACAGTTAAAAACATAAGCGCAATCTCTTGGCATTGTGTGTTCATTCATAATCCAGGGGGAGACGCTATTAGATGCAGATCGAATTTATACAAAGGAAGCAAGTCAAAACGAGAGAGGAATAGAGGGCAGCCATAGTTTTTTTTGGAGAGGGACCATTCAAgtagacgaaaagaaaaatcattgcATAACATCTTACGCCACGTCCGGCCATCATAAGACATCCCTCAGTTTCcaagcctctttttttttttcatttttctaaaattgacttttaccttttcttctCGCTGGTTTAcaaattgaaattgatttAAGAAAAACTCATTTTGTCCGTGTCCCATCATATCTatgttttctctttatttGAATATATAGGCGCCTGTTGTCTGTATAGACGCTCTGATGTGTACTATTACCTATTTACCTATATACCACTCACTATCACTGCATTTGTATTTTACAATTTGATATGTACATAAATGCATCATACACAACCGTTCGATCTGAATCTACGAGTTCATTATTGCtgaccattttgtttttaaatcttaCGACACGATGAAGATCGGATGACAAATACGGCGAAAGACAGTCAAAAGGAGCAGCAAAGATTCACGTGTTTACGTAATAGTATTTGCGTCTGACCAGCTGATATACGTCCTCAATGTCAATATCAGATGAAACGTTGACAATATGTATAGATACTTGGGAAGAAGAAACCGTATAAAAGCAAATATGATGCGCGCACAGCTGTTACtgaccttttctttttcccatattttttttaaacatcaaTCCGAACTCGTTTTAAATATACtcatttaaataatttgttcCTTATAACAGTTATTATAGGATGATGTTGGTCGAttgcattattttttttttaattataaatcCACCCCACCTTTTCGGTAATCGATTTCTTAATCCGTGTCCAAACGATCACAGTACCCAAATGATGGTTCGTCCAATATGGCCCTGGCATAtatttcaatcattttcaaCGCTTTCTACGTTTAACCATAACGTATTAGTCTACTGTGAAGTTCATCAATAGTTTCGCTTGGAATATAGTCGTCGCATGGAGGACCGCATAATTTCAGGTTGAATAGACACACAAGCGTAAGAACCCAATATCTTCAGGTTGGAATCCTTTCAAGAGAAAGTTGAGTGACACACAACTTTATATTTTCTGCGGTTCTTCCCATTAGCTGCGCAAACATTctggggaagaaaaaaaagaagagttttGCATATACACACTCACACCATATATCACAAACAAATTTGCCACTAAAGAGAGGAAAAGGCATTCGAGCTGACAATTTACACAACAACcatctatgtgtgtgtgtgtgcatttatacaacacacaaaaaaaagaggatcgATTCCAAGAAATACGTCCTGACAGACTTTATATGAGCCGTTGACACAATCCCAGTCCTTGTGTTTGTCTATAACTTTATTACATTCCGTTTGcgtctcttctttcttttagcTTTTCCACAACTTTTAATATCCAGATGTGATATGCCTTTCGCTATTATAataatggcattttttttttttatttaaagaaaagggCACGCGTGACAGTGCGCCTGCTGTTGTCGTTTATCCATTCTCAGGCTGGATCCCTCACCAAATTTTGTCTTTTGGCTGGTCTTTCTCTTGCATATTAAAACTGACGgttgtcccccccccccgttcATTATCTTGAAATTGCCGCTTATTATATGCCCGGATGGAATACGTCATCTGTCAACTCTGTTTtattagtttcttttttttttcttttgctggaaATCCGTTATTGGGTCACTGCTGGCCAATTAAGAACAAAATATACATTCTATTTCCTGTAGATTCTCATGCTTTTAGACATTCAGCTGATTTAGGACACTGCTGGTCTTATGTTTTACTGCGCAGCACAACACGTCCGTATAAGTTCTAGACACTTTGTAGCATAATATTacgaaaacatttttttttttttcgtttcgtaattccttttttattatttttattttcgctctttctttttatttgctttgttCTTTGGAACGCTGTTGATCGAAAAGTAATCTCCGTGCTGTTTACTCGCTTTTATCCCtcgtacgttttttttttgtataaaagcCCCTTTTTTCGGACCTTAAAATATAATCCACGTTAGAACAACGTGAAatggttggaaaaaaaaattaatgcatTTCTCTAATTCGGGTTTATGTTTATAAttggaagaaaacaataatgaGGGAGTACTACAGTATAATCTCAAGGATCCGAACTGTAATTGCACGTCCATTTCCGCATAGTTGGAAACGTCTCCAGAAAATATTGCAAACTAGAATTTAGTGTGAAATACTGACAAAGGAGATTTAAATAACATtctttttaagcaaaaaaaaaaaaatggcatgTTGTAGTTTATATAGTTTTTCTACTTGGCTATGTATGCCACAAACAGTTTATAGACACATCTATGCATAGCCTAGCGTCTAAATCCTTTATAAAACACGGACTACATATACAATAGAATTTAGACACGCCCTCCCCCACTCATCAATCATTGCAACCTCGTCCGCAGTCTCACCTAAAGCCGACACGCTTATATGCATACATAGCTACGTCCCAGGCCATAAAGAGTATATTACGTCAGTTTAAAGTATAAACTGACAAAAAAGTTGTTGCTGAACCCACGGCCTTATAGTATAGAGAAACGAAAGACTTGTTCACTAAATATGCATGTTAACTTGGCGTAgtatattttaatatttatataCTCTATAGAGTTGATGGAATCATACATCCAGAAATGTTGTTCATGTCTTGAGAGATGGTGCCCGGTTTGAAAAGCTTTTAGCAGCCGGATACTCCGTTTCTTAGTCTCTTTTGGAGCTTTTTGATGTCGGCCAGGATATAATCGGTATCTATCCGTCAAATGATTTCCCTGTTCCGCTCTTTTTCCCGGATGAAAAGCGAGTTTTGCCACCAAGCATAGTCAGCAGCGTTGACAGAATAAGAACTTTCCAATCGGCCTACTATGAATAAGCTGCTTAtagacccttttttttttctataaccGAGTACAACAGCAGGCCTACATTACACAACGTATATGGcaagatagaaagaaaattttggaaCTGAAGGGCGTGCCGTTATGTGATAAAGATATGACTGATAGATCCTCGTTTTTCGCCTATGGTTATGTCAATATAATAATGGGATATTGTACTATTTAATATGAGGCTCTAGATAAAATTCACGACGACTGAACACGCAATgctttttttgccattttctGCTATTCGGCTAAGGAATTATTACGCCATCTACAGGGGAACTGACGTGACTAGTCTAGGATCTTCCCTTATTGTTACGTAATAATGGAGAGGATTTGATCCTTGTTGGAGACCACAGTTAGTTGATCGGGTGGCAAACAGATGGCCTCGGGCAGGTCCAAacacgtaaaaataaaagtttcaTCTACATTTTCGCATGTGTACGGACATGTCTGTATACGTAATGGATTAATCGATTGTTATTGAAGTCGTTGTCTTGCCAACGGAGCATGTTTAAAGACACGGGGACAAAAGATAACAAACGCGAAATTCGCTGTTCTCCCTTTCTTCATTAATATATTCGTGCAATCGATTGGCGTGAATAAGATATCATGTGTTTGCGCACGGAGAGCTAATGTGAAAGCCTATCCATTGGCCATAAGGTTAGCGATATGCTATTGGATctctatttcattttattattattattttttttaaataaatggcTTCGATTGCGATCTTTATTTGGTAGCTAGTGGCATCTAGCGGTTACACGAAGTAGTCCCGACAGTTGCCAACGATTTTAAACGCCATCTGGTCGGCGGACGCCTTTGTACTCTTGATAATTGACAAATCCATCCTTATCCTTATCACTGTCTTGAATCATTTTATCAATCATCTCTgtaaaaaaatcataataaaacaataccATCAACAAGTATAAGAACATACTTTTTTccataaattttatttctaagttTAAGAAGGTTTTCccgaaacaaaacaagataATATCGTTGATCTCTGTTTAAATTTTATTCTGAGCCCCCCTATATTCTTGGTAATTGATGAATCCATCTTTGTCTAGGTCACTGTCTTCCACCATTTTATCAATCATTTCTATAATTAATGGAAGCATAAAATCGTTTGAATTTAATTAATCGAGTGCTCTGTTTGATCTTCGATTTCCGTACGATATTAGCGAGAAAGTGAAGCCCTTACTTGTAAAATGTTCAAGTTGTTCGGCCTTCCTTTCCCTGGCTGTTTGTAATTTCTGTTGTTGTTCCGTAGTTAGGACATTACCCTCAGGTAGCCGGCCTAAATCCAAATCAGGATCGTGCGGTACAATGTGCGAAATGGCTGCCATGATTTCAATGCCATCCAGCAGGTTATTGTTATCGTAATCGTGTAACCTTCAAACAGGACTGCTAGTCACGCGTCAGAAATGATGTGATTGtggcttattttttaaaaattattttcaatgAGTTTTATCGTTAATTGCGTAAAGAAAGATCCGCTTACTTGAAATAGTGGAATTCAATTTCTTCCGAc
This genomic window contains:
- the LOC116917457 gene encoding multiple coagulation factor deficiency protein 2 homolog isoform X2, with amino-acid sequence MFSITKVVLILSYIGFNNYQVMANGQFRGGHGSHQHMKNQHEHHVPQPHGNGPVLSVLEDKKLIHDHEHLKEDLKDVYTEDEIFKMTSEEIEFHYFKLHDYDNNNLLDGIEIMAAISHIVPHDPDLDLGRLPEGNVLTTEQQQKLQTARERKAEQLEHFTKMIDKMVEDSDLDKDGFINYQEYRGAQNKI
- the LOC116917457 gene encoding multiple coagulation factor deficiency protein 2 homolog isoform X1; its protein translation is MFSITKVVLILSYIGFNNYQVMANGQFRGGHGSHQHMKNQHEHHVPQPHGNGPVLSVLEDKKLIHDHEHLKEDLKDVYTEDEIFKMTSEEIEFHYFKLHDYDNNNLLDGIEIMAAISHIVPHDPDLDLGRLPEGNVLTTEQQQKLQTARERKAEQLEHFTKMIDKMIQDSDKDKDGFVNYQEYKGVRRPDGV